A window of Geomonas agri contains these coding sequences:
- the tuf gene encoding elongation factor Tu, which produces MAKAKFERTKPHVNIGTIGHVDHGKTTLTAAITKVLAGKGQAEFKAFDQIDNAPEERERGITIATAHVEYETDKRHYAHVDCPGHADYVKNMITGAAQMDGAILVVSAADGPMPQTREHILLARQVGVPYIVVFLNKADMVDDEELLELVELEVRELLSSYDFPGDDIPIIKGSALKGLEGDAGELGEQAIMKLMDAVDAYIPEPQRAIDKPFLMPVEDVFSISGRGTVATGRVERGIVKVGEEVEIVGIKATTKTTVTGVEMFRKLLDEGRAGDNIGALLRGVKREEIERGQVLAKPGSITPHTKFKAEAYILSKEEGGRHTPFFNGYRPQFYFRTTDVTGVVDLEAGVEMVMPGDNVSVTVNLITPIAMDEGLR; this is translated from the coding sequence ATGGCAAAAGCTAAATTTGAAAGAACCAAGCCGCATGTAAACATCGGTACCATCGGCCACGTCGACCACGGCAAAACCACCCTGACCGCAGCGATCACCAAGGTGCTCGCCGGCAAAGGCCAGGCTGAGTTCAAGGCGTTCGACCAGATCGACAACGCACCGGAAGAGCGTGAGCGTGGTATCACCATCGCTACCGCACACGTCGAGTACGAGACCGACAAGCGTCACTACGCTCACGTCGACTGCCCGGGCCACGCCGACTACGTAAAGAACATGATCACCGGTGCAGCGCAGATGGACGGCGCGATCCTGGTTGTTTCCGCAGCTGACGGCCCGATGCCGCAGACCCGCGAGCACATCCTGCTTGCACGTCAGGTTGGCGTCCCCTACATCGTCGTGTTCCTGAACAAGGCCGACATGGTGGACGACGAGGAGCTCCTCGAGCTGGTCGAGCTGGAAGTTCGCGAACTCCTCTCCTCCTACGACTTCCCGGGCGACGATATCCCGATCATCAAGGGGTCCGCTCTGAAAGGCCTCGAGGGCGATGCAGGCGAGCTGGGCGAGCAGGCCATCATGAAGCTGATGGACGCCGTCGACGCCTACATCCCGGAGCCGCAGCGCGCTATCGACAAGCCGTTCCTCATGCCGGTCGAGGACGTGTTCTCCATCTCCGGTCGTGGTACCGTTGCTACCGGTCGTGTTGAGCGTGGCATCGTGAAGGTCGGCGAGGAAGTCGAGATCGTCGGCATCAAAGCTACCACCAAGACCACCGTTACCGGCGTCGAGATGTTCCGTAAGCTCCTCGACGAAGGCCGCGCTGGCGACAACATCGGCGCGCTGCTGCGCGGCGTGAAGCGTGAGGAGATCGAGCGTGGCCAGGTTCTTGCCAAGCCGGGCTCCATCACCCCGCACACCAAGTTCAAAGCCGAAGCCTACATCCTGTCCAAGGAAGAGGGCGGCCGTCACACCCCGTTCTTCAACGGCTACCGTCCGCAGTTCTACTTCAGGACCACCGACGTTACCGGCGTGGTTGACCTCGAGGCCGGTGTCGAGATGGTTATGCCGGGCGACAACGTCTCGGTAACCGTGAACCTGATCACCCCGATCGCAATGGACGAAGGTCTGCG